The following coding sequences lie in one Corticium candelabrum chromosome 10, ooCorCand1.1, whole genome shotgun sequence genomic window:
- the LOC134185906 gene encoding gamma-butyrobetaine dioxygenase-like gives MSCLISRICRMAMAPCPRVLVSLTASSSSRTRTYSSSPIASSVEACHQSRITSVQLKEKELSVHWNNTSTVDLPYVFLRDNCQEPESFDQVARQRLFNPAFTVDLNIRATGAEVNEEGRQLTITWPDGHRSRYKSSWLRQYCTGNTAMSGRLPVETFYWGSDYYEKLPRFDFEELLKDDKCLLEYLLKLESHGLVLVENVGTQSQQVKRLCDHIYYPKPCIYGIDVMKVESKLDASHIAYTGVELPLHNDFVYCDYTCGIQMLHFIHHVPGSTAGASRFCDGFNVAEALRKTNLSAFDMLSQYPIQFVDAGTDTVGDYDTESWHHTISVSSSGEITEVNYSNHSRGPHFPAILMDKLHEWYAAYYEFSHLMNSPEYLIEFKVEAGQMVVFNNRRVLHGRSGFKLQGNDYRYAELCYMDWDEIRSKARVLMKKY, from the exons ATGTCTTGCCTAATATCAAGGATATGTCGCATGGCAATGGCTCCATGTCCAAGAGTACTTGTATCATTGACTGCCTCCAGCAGTAGCAGAACTCGCACCTACTCCTCATCACCGATCGCATCTTCTGTAGAAGCTTGTCACCAATCACGTATCACTTCAgtacaactgaaagaaaagGAACTGTCTGTTCACTGGAACAACACCAGCACAGTTGATTTGCCGTACGTATTCTTGCGCGACAACTGCCAAGAACCGGAGTCATTTGACCAAGTAGCCAGACAACGTCTCTTCAACCCTGCGTTTACGGTCGATTTGAATATTCGGGCAACAGGCGCCGAGGTGAACGAGGAGGGCCGACAGCTTACCATCACGTGGCCGGACGGCCACCGCAGCAGATACAAATCTAGTTGGCTAAGGCAATATTGCACAGGAAATACTGCCATGTCTGGACGTTTGCCTGTGGAAACGTTTTACTGGGGAAGTGATTATTATGAGAAACTGCCTCGCTTTGATTTTGAGGAGTTGCTGAAGGATGACAAATGTTTGCTGGAATATTTGCTCAAGCTTGAATCTCATGGCTTAGTTCTAGTAGAGAACGTTGGGACACAATCACAGCAAGTGAAAAGACTTTGTGATCACATTTATTATCCCAAACCTTGTATCTATGG GATTGATGTAATGAAAGTGGAAAGTAAACTTGATGCAAGTCATATTGCATACACAGGAGTCGAGTTACCTCTACACAATGATTTTGTATATTGTGATTACACTTGTGGG ATTCAGATGCTGCATTTTATTCACCATGTTCCTGGTTCCACTGCTGGCGCATCTCGGTTTTGTGATGGTTTTAATGTTGCAGAAGCTTTAAGGAAAACAAATCTGTCAGCTTTTGACATGCTTTCACAGTATCCAATACAGTTTGTGGATGCGGGTACTGATACTGTTGGTGATTACGACACAGAATCATGGCATCACACGATTAG TGTGTCTTCGAGTGGTGAAATAACTGAAGTAAATTACAGCAATCATAGCCGTGGTCCTCATTTTCCAGCCATTCTAATGGATAAACTTCATGAGTGGTATGCAGCATATTACGAATTTTCTCATCTAATGAACTCACCTGAATATCTGATTGAGTTCAAAGTAGAAGCTGGCCAAATGGTGGTGTTTAACAATCGTCGTGTACTACACGGCAGAAGTGGATTTAAATTGCAAGGCAATGACTATAGGTATGCTGAGCTTTGCTACATGGATTGGGATGAGATTCGTTCAAAGGCTCGAGTTCTCATGAAAAAATATTGA